A stretch of the Parus major isolate Abel chromosome 15, Parus_major1.1, whole genome shotgun sequence genome encodes the following:
- the PATZ1 gene encoding POZ-, AT hook-, and zinc finger-containing protein 1 isoform X1, with the protein MERVSEAAACGPSSGCYTYQVSRHSADVLHSLNQQRKNGGRFCDVLLRVGDESFPAHRAVLAACSEYFESVFSAQLGDGAGGGGGGAEGSAAEAAAGGAAAAAGGAPGGGRELEMHTISSKVFGDILDFAYTSRIVVRLESFPELMTAAKFLLMRSVIDICQEVIKQSNVQLLVPPARPDIMLFRPGAADLGFPLDMTNGAALAPNGNGIAGMPEDEATRAALTAAQSSLPVLQGVDRLPMVAGPLSPPLLASPFQNVAASAPTLSTKRGRGRPRKANLLDSMMFGTPGGLREAGILPCGLCGKVFTDANRLRQHEAQHGVTSLQLGYIDIPPPRLGENGVPGQDDPDAPRKRSRTRKQVACEICGKIFRDVYHLNRHKLSHSGEKPYSCPVCGLRFKRKDRMSYHVRSHDGSVGKPYICQSCGKGFSRPDHLNGHIKQVHTSERPHKCQQENGSHHGISSETSTSIEKLKLQETCNASFATRDRLRSHLACHEDKVPCQVCGKYLRAAYMADHLKKHSEGPSNFCTICNRGFSSASYLKVHVKTHHGVPLPQVSRHQESIPNGGAAFHCVRTYGIKEGQKCSHSDPIESSDSYGDLSDTSDLKTPEKQSTNGSFSCDLAVSKNKMETEGEKKYPCPECGSFFRSKSYLNKHIQKVHVRALGGPLGDLGPALGSPFSPQQNMSLLESFGFQIVQSAFASSLVDPEVDQQPMGPEGK; encoded by the exons ATGGAGCGGGTGAGCGAGGCCGCCGCCTGCGGCCCCTCGTCGGGCTGCTACACCTACCAGGTGAGCCGGCACAGCGCCGACGTGCTGCACAGCCTCAACCAGCAGCGCAAGAACGGCGGCCGCTTCTGCGACGTGCTCCTACGCGTGGGCGACGAGAGCTTCCCGGCGCACCGCGCCGTGCTGGCCGCTTGCAGCGAGTACTTCGAGTCGGTGTTCAGCGCGCAGCTCGGCGACGGGGCaggtggcggcggcggcggcgcggagGGGAGCGCGGCGGAGGCGGCGGCCGGCGGGGCTGCAGCGGCGGCCGGCGGCGCCCCCGGGGGCGGGCGGGAGCTGGAGATGCACACCATCAGCTCCAAGGTGTTCGGAGACATCCTGGACTTCGCCTACACGTCGCGCATCGTGGTGCGGCTGGAGAGCTTCCCGGAGCTCATGACGGCCGCCAAGTTCCTACTGATGCGCTCCGTGATCGACATCTGCCAGGAGGTCATCAAGCAGTCCAACGTGCAGCTCCTCGTGCCCCCTGCACGCCCTGACATTATGCTGTTCCGTCCGGGGGCTGCTGACCTCGGCTTCCCTCTTGACATGACCAACGGTGCCGCTTTGGCACCCAATGGCAATGGCATTGCTGGCATGCCTGAAGACGAGGCCACGAGGGCTGCGCTCACGGCTGCGCAATCTTCCCTACCTGTCCTGCAGGGTGTGGACCGCCTGCCCATGGTGGCGGGACCTCTGTCCCCACCGCTGCTGGCCTCACCCTTCCAGAATGTTGCTGCTAGTGCCCCCACTTTAAGCACCAAGAGGGGCAGAGGGCGTCCCCGTAAAGCCAATCTCTTAGACTCCATGATGTTTGGTACCCCAGGGGGCCTGCGAGAGGCTGGTATCCTGCCTTGTGGTCTCTGTGGGAAAGTATTCACGGATGCTAATCGTCTTCGGCAGCACGAGGCTCAACATGGGGTGACAAGCTTGCAGCTGGGCTACATAGACATCCCACCCCCACGACTGGGTGAAAACGGTGTTCCTGGTCAGGATGACCCCGATGCACCTCGAAAAAGAAGCAGGACGAGGAAACAGGTGGCCTGTGAGATCTGTGGCAAGATTTTTCGGGACGTGTACCACCTGAATCGACACAAGCTGTCACACTCTGGTGAAAAGCCTTACTCTTGTCCGGTGTGTGGCTTGCGGTTCAAGCGAAAAGACAGGATGTCCTATCATGTTCGATCGCATGATGGCTCTGTGGGAAAGCCCTACATctgccagagctgtggaaaaggcttttccag GCCAGACCACTTGAATGGACACATCAAACAGGTGCATACCTCAGAGAGACCTCACAAATGTCAG CAGGAAAATGGCAGCCACCATGGAATAAGCTCAGAGACATCCACATCCATAGAAAAGTTGAAACTTCAAGAG ACTTGTAATGCTTCCTTTGCCACTCGTGACCGGCTGCGCTCACACCTGGCATGTCACGAAGACAAAGTTCCATGCCAGGTGTGTGGGAAGTACTTGAGAGCAGCGTATATGGCAGATCACTTGAAGAAGCATAGCGAAGGACCAAGCAATTTCTGCACTATCTGTAACCGAG gtttctcctctgcctcctaCTTAAAGGTCCATGTTAAAACCCACCACGGTGTTCCCCTTCCCCAGGTCTCCAGGCACCAGGAGTCCATCCCGAATGGGGGAGCAGCGTTCCACTGCGTCAGGACCTATGGCATCAAAG AAGGCCAGAAATGTTCACATTCGGACCCGATTGAGAGTTCTGATTCATATGGAGACCTCTCTGACACCAGTGACCTCAAGACTCCTGAGAAACAGAGCACCAATGGGTCCTTCTCGTGTGACCTGGCAGtcagcaaaaacaaaatggAGACGGAAGGAGAGAAGAAGTACCCGTGCCCTGAATGCGGCAGCTTTTTCAGATCAAAGTCTTATCTGAACAAACACATACAGAAAGTTCACGTCAGGGCTCTTGGTGGCCCACTGGGGGACCTGGGTCCTGCTCTAGGATCCCCCTTCTCACCCCAACAGAACATGTCTCTCCTGGAGTCGTTTGGGTTTCAGATCGTCCAGTCAGCATTTGCATCATCCCTAGTGGATCCAGAGGTCGACCAGCAACCAATGGGGCCAGAGGGGAAATGA
- the PATZ1 gene encoding POZ-, AT hook-, and zinc finger-containing protein 1 isoform X7, producing the protein MERVSEAAACGPSSGCYTYQVSRHSADVLHSLNQQRKNGGRFCDVLLRVGDESFPAHRAVLAACSEYFESVFSAQLGDGAGGGGGGAEGSAAEAAAGGAAAAAGGAPGGGRELEMHTISSKVFGDILDFAYTSRIVVRLESFPELMTAAKFLLMRSVIDICQEVIKQSNVQLLVPPARPDIMLFRPGAADLGFPLDMTNGAALAPNGNGIAGMPEDEATRAALTAAQSSLPVLQGVDRLPMVAGPLSPPLLASPFQNVAASAPTLSTKRGRGRPRKANLLDSMMFGTPGGLREAGILPCGLCGKVFTDANRLRQHEAQHGVTSLQLGYIDIPPPRLGENGVPGQDDPDAPRKRSRTRKQVACEICGKIFRDVYHLNRHKLSHSGEKPYSCPVCGLRFKRKDRMSYHVRSHDGSVGKPYICQSCGKGFSRPDHLNGHIKQVHTSERPHKCQTCNASFATRDRLRSHLACHEDKVPCQVCGKYLRAAYMADHLKKHSEGPSNFCTICNRGLQAPGVHPEWGSSVPLRQDLWHQRRPEMFTFGPD; encoded by the exons ATGGAGCGGGTGAGCGAGGCCGCCGCCTGCGGCCCCTCGTCGGGCTGCTACACCTACCAGGTGAGCCGGCACAGCGCCGACGTGCTGCACAGCCTCAACCAGCAGCGCAAGAACGGCGGCCGCTTCTGCGACGTGCTCCTACGCGTGGGCGACGAGAGCTTCCCGGCGCACCGCGCCGTGCTGGCCGCTTGCAGCGAGTACTTCGAGTCGGTGTTCAGCGCGCAGCTCGGCGACGGGGCaggtggcggcggcggcggcgcggagGGGAGCGCGGCGGAGGCGGCGGCCGGCGGGGCTGCAGCGGCGGCCGGCGGCGCCCCCGGGGGCGGGCGGGAGCTGGAGATGCACACCATCAGCTCCAAGGTGTTCGGAGACATCCTGGACTTCGCCTACACGTCGCGCATCGTGGTGCGGCTGGAGAGCTTCCCGGAGCTCATGACGGCCGCCAAGTTCCTACTGATGCGCTCCGTGATCGACATCTGCCAGGAGGTCATCAAGCAGTCCAACGTGCAGCTCCTCGTGCCCCCTGCACGCCCTGACATTATGCTGTTCCGTCCGGGGGCTGCTGACCTCGGCTTCCCTCTTGACATGACCAACGGTGCCGCTTTGGCACCCAATGGCAATGGCATTGCTGGCATGCCTGAAGACGAGGCCACGAGGGCTGCGCTCACGGCTGCGCAATCTTCCCTACCTGTCCTGCAGGGTGTGGACCGCCTGCCCATGGTGGCGGGACCTCTGTCCCCACCGCTGCTGGCCTCACCCTTCCAGAATGTTGCTGCTAGTGCCCCCACTTTAAGCACCAAGAGGGGCAGAGGGCGTCCCCGTAAAGCCAATCTCTTAGACTCCATGATGTTTGGTACCCCAGGGGGCCTGCGAGAGGCTGGTATCCTGCCTTGTGGTCTCTGTGGGAAAGTATTCACGGATGCTAATCGTCTTCGGCAGCACGAGGCTCAACATGGGGTGACAAGCTTGCAGCTGGGCTACATAGACATCCCACCCCCACGACTGGGTGAAAACGGTGTTCCTGGTCAGGATGACCCCGATGCACCTCGAAAAAGAAGCAGGACGAGGAAACAGGTGGCCTGTGAGATCTGTGGCAAGATTTTTCGGGACGTGTACCACCTGAATCGACACAAGCTGTCACACTCTGGTGAAAAGCCTTACTCTTGTCCGGTGTGTGGCTTGCGGTTCAAGCGAAAAGACAGGATGTCCTATCATGTTCGATCGCATGATGGCTCTGTGGGAAAGCCCTACATctgccagagctgtggaaaaggcttttccag GCCAGACCACTTGAATGGACACATCAAACAGGTGCATACCTCAGAGAGACCTCACAAATGTCAG ACTTGTAATGCTTCCTTTGCCACTCGTGACCGGCTGCGCTCACACCTGGCATGTCACGAAGACAAAGTTCCATGCCAGGTGTGTGGGAAGTACTTGAGAGCAGCGTATATGGCAGATCACTTGAAGAAGCATAGCGAAGGACCAAGCAATTTCTGCACTATCTGTAACCGAG GTCTCCAGGCACCAGGAGTCCATCCCGAATGGGGGAGCAGCGTTCCACTGCGTCAGGACCTATGGCATCAAAG AAGGCCAGAAATGTTCACATTCGGACCCGATTGA